A DNA window from Candidatus Zixiibacteriota bacterium contains the following coding sequences:
- the hemE gene encoding uroporphyrinogen decarboxylase, protein MDISNSPFLKACRGENDGPIPVWIMRQAGRYLPDYRAVRERVSFLELCRTPELIAEVVRQPVERFGLDAAILFSDILTIVEPMGIPVVFPDGGPQLQKTIKNPADVAELRRFDVNKELWFVPEGIRRIKLALPSTPVIGFAGSPFTLACYLINGKGSHSFDKAKQFLHRYPDASEELMTLLVDVTVDYLRAQIDAGADAVQIFDSWGGILSKDDYCNWSARPINKIFRELKRPGTPRILFVNNLAPYIDVVQDIECEVVGVDYRMDLSEAASALSGKAIQGNLDPAVLFGTPERVVQHTEEILDSLDCHERLVFNLGHGILPETPLASVEALVQTVHNYRRPT, encoded by the coding sequence ATGGACATAAGCAACAGCCCGTTCCTTAAGGCCTGCCGTGGTGAAAACGATGGGCCGATTCCGGTTTGGATCATGCGTCAGGCGGGACGGTATCTGCCGGATTACCGTGCTGTTCGCGAACGAGTCTCGTTTCTGGAACTGTGCCGAACCCCCGAACTGATCGCTGAGGTGGTCCGCCAGCCCGTGGAGAGATTTGGACTTGATGCCGCGATCTTGTTCTCAGATATACTCACCATAGTCGAACCAATGGGAATCCCGGTTGTGTTCCCCGATGGTGGACCGCAGCTTCAGAAGACTATTAAAAACCCAGCCGACGTAGCCGAACTTCGGCGGTTTGATGTCAACAAAGAACTCTGGTTCGTACCCGAGGGGATTCGCCGGATTAAATTGGCACTCCCCTCGACTCCGGTCATTGGGTTCGCCGGTTCCCCATTCACGCTGGCCTGTTATCTTATCAACGGCAAAGGATCGCACTCGTTCGACAAAGCCAAGCAGTTTCTGCACCGCTATCCGGACGCCTCCGAGGAGTTGATGACATTGCTTGTCGATGTCACGGTCGACTACCTGCGGGCGCAGATTGATGCCGGCGCCGACGCGGTTCAGATATTCGATAGTTGGGGCGGGATACTCTCCAAGGACGACTACTGCAACTGGTCCGCCAGACCGATCAACAAGATTTTCCGGGAGCTCAAGCGGCCGGGAACCCCCAGGATCCTGTTTGTCAACAACCTCGCTCCCTATATCGATGTCGTACAGGACATCGAGTGCGAGGTCGTAGGTGTTGATTATCGCATGGACTTGAGCGAAGCTGCCTCGGCCTTGTCGGGAAAAGCGATTCAGGGAAACCTTGACCCGGCGGTGCTATTCGGCACACCTGAACGAGTGGTCCAACATACCGAAGAAATCCTCGACAGTTTGGATTGTCATGAACGACTGGTGTTCAACCTCGGCCATGGGATACTGCCGGAAACACCGCTGGCATCGGTCGAGGCTCTGGTGCAGACAGTGCACAATTATCGGAGGCCGACATGA
- the hemA gene encoding glutamyl-tRNA reductase, with product MQFGIIGTSIWQQNMPLLERLTLERGKKHTFLAELKQVLGLNELLYLATCNRVEFMYAINGEDQGERPLHRLIDFFFAGQHDVGFFPNDFYHLTGREAITHLFRTVASLESLVVGETQITGQFKQAWQDSAADGLSGPVLADLAEKALQIARKVKRETSVGEGALSMASLAASELQRHLQANMQAVVALVGTGAMTRKLASYIKDFTLGDIVFVNRTLENARPLAQEFGGTAVSLEVFLRQPTGVDAIISATAASEPVFDCTFLDRLTASTNPVLCIDLAVPRDFSIEFERDSRVRFIDIPILKSRCNGNLRQKFVEVGKASEIVREAVNSYLSGRMELSLKPIFHDSYKESLELADRALNDLFAQKLTSLQHDEREAVKRLVTKLIGHSSFQPVRVLSERLAQMRSGLCPNDLGGAQ from the coding sequence GTGCAGTTCGGGATAATTGGGACATCGATCTGGCAGCAGAACATGCCGCTTCTTGAGCGGCTGACGCTCGAGAGGGGGAAAAAGCATACCTTCCTGGCGGAGCTCAAGCAGGTGCTCGGGCTTAACGAACTACTTTACCTTGCGACATGTAATCGTGTGGAATTCATGTACGCTATCAATGGGGAGGATCAGGGCGAGCGCCCGCTCCATCGGTTGATAGACTTCTTCTTTGCCGGGCAGCATGACGTAGGCTTCTTCCCCAACGACTTCTATCATCTCACCGGCCGCGAGGCCATCACGCACCTCTTTCGGACCGTCGCATCACTTGAATCGTTGGTCGTGGGTGAAACGCAAATAACGGGTCAGTTCAAGCAAGCCTGGCAGGACTCTGCCGCGGATGGTCTCTCTGGGCCGGTTCTGGCCGACCTGGCAGAGAAAGCGCTTCAGATTGCACGAAAGGTCAAACGCGAGACTTCGGTTGGTGAAGGAGCGCTGTCGATGGCATCGCTCGCAGCTTCGGAGCTTCAACGACATCTCCAAGCAAACATGCAAGCAGTCGTGGCGCTGGTTGGCACAGGCGCGATGACTCGGAAGCTGGCCAGTTATATTAAAGACTTCACCCTGGGTGACATAGTTTTTGTGAATCGTACGCTGGAAAACGCCCGGCCGCTGGCGCAGGAGTTTGGCGGCACGGCAGTCTCGCTTGAGGTGTTCCTGCGCCAGCCGACTGGCGTCGATGCTATCATTTCTGCGACCGCGGCTTCCGAGCCGGTCTTTGACTGTACTTTCCTGGATCGGCTCACAGCAAGCACCAATCCGGTGCTGTGTATCGACCTTGCTGTCCCGCGCGATTTTTCGATTGAGTTCGAGCGCGACTCACGCGTGAGATTCATCGACATCCCGATACTCAAGTCTCGGTGCAACGGCAACCTTCGCCAGAAATTTGTTGAGGTCGGCAAGGCCAGCGAGATCGTACGTGAAGCCGTCAACAGCTATCTCTCGGGACGGATGGAATTGTCCCTGAAACCGATCTTTCACGACAGCTACAAAGAGTCACTTGAGTTGGCGGACCGAGCTCTGAATGATCTGTTTGCACAGAAGCTGACCAGTTTGCAGCACGATGAGCGTGAGGCGGTCAAGCGGCTCGTGACGAAATTGATCGGCCATTCCTCTTTCCAGCCGGTCCGAGTCCTGTCGGAAAGGCTGGCGCAGATGCGCAGCGGCCTGTGCCCGAATGACTTGGGTGGGGCGCAGTAA
- the hemB gene encoding porphobilinogen synthase, translating into MELLTRPRRLRRNPIIRDLSADTTFSTRGMIQPYFVCDGTGIREEIKGLPGIYRESVDRLAQSIVTDMQIGINKVMLFGVTDRKDPMAATAWDERNPVLVAVKRLKDKFGDDLFVSADVCLCAYTDTGHCGVTVSDHVHNDQSVTVLANMALALANAGCDCVAPSDMMDGRIGAIRRALEADGRHETLILAYTAKYASSYYGPFREAAKSAPGKGDRKGYQMDFRNRAEALHELALDTDEGADIVMVKPALPYLDIIADFKAHSRLPVAAYNVSGEYTAVKLLAQAGLADEKIMVIENLTAIMRAGASIILTYHLRDILKHDWR; encoded by the coding sequence ATGGAACTCTTAACTCGCCCGAGGCGGCTCAGGAGAAATCCGATCATCCGCGACCTCTCCGCAGACACGACGTTCAGCACGCGCGGGATGATCCAGCCTTACTTCGTATGCGACGGCACCGGTATCAGAGAGGAGATCAAGGGGCTCCCGGGCATTTACCGTGAGTCTGTAGATAGACTCGCGCAATCGATTGTCACCGACATGCAGATCGGTATTAACAAAGTGATGCTTTTCGGGGTCACTGATCGCAAAGATCCAATGGCGGCCACGGCATGGGATGAAAGAAACCCGGTTCTTGTGGCTGTCAAGCGGCTGAAGGACAAATTCGGAGACGACCTCTTTGTCAGCGCCGATGTGTGCCTCTGCGCTTACACGGACACCGGGCACTGTGGTGTGACGGTAAGCGATCATGTGCATAACGACCAGTCGGTAACGGTGCTGGCGAATATGGCCCTGGCACTGGCGAACGCCGGATGCGATTGTGTAGCGCCCTCGGATATGATGGATGGGCGCATTGGCGCTATTCGCCGGGCGCTCGAAGCCGACGGTCGGCACGAAACGTTGATCCTGGCCTACACGGCCAAGTATGCATCTTCCTACTACGGTCCGTTCCGCGAGGCGGCTAAATCTGCGCCGGGCAAAGGAGACCGCAAGGGGTACCAGATGGATTTCCGCAACCGCGCCGAAGCGTTGCACGAGCTGGCACTCGATACTGATGAAGGGGCGGACATCGTCATGGTTAAGCCGGCTCTCCCCTATCTGGATATCATTGCCGATTTCAAGGCTCACAGCAGATTACCGGTCGCAGCCTACAACGTTTCAGGAGAGTACACAGCCGTTAAATTACTTGCCCAGGCCGGGCTGGCCGATGAGAAGATCATGGTGATCGAGAATCTCACCGCCATCATGCGCGCCGGTGCCTCGATCATTCTCACCTATCATTTGAGGGACATTCTCAAACATGATTGGCGCTAA
- a CDS encoding YceI family protein → MVKRISLALVAALTLATVSFAQTWDIDPAHSQIGFSVKHLVISNVSGKFTDFDGKIVFDGKDLAAGSAEFTVQSKSITTENEKRDNHLRSSDFFAVDSFPTLTFKSTQIVPGPNNSFKMTGDLSIRGVTKPVTFDCAYNGSVEAFGGTRASFSASATINRQDFGVSWSKTLDNGGLVVSNDVKISIELEIVKAKA, encoded by the coding sequence ATGGTGAAACGCATCAGTCTGGCCCTTGTTGCGGCCCTGACCCTGGCGACAGTTTCATTTGCACAGACCTGGGACATTGACCCTGCCCACAGTCAGATCGGATTCAGTGTCAAGCACCTGGTCATTTCCAACGTATCGGGCAAGTTTACCGATTTCGACGGCAAGATCGTATTCGACGGTAAGGATCTGGCCGCCGGATCGGCCGAGTTCACGGTTCAGTCCAAGTCGATCACAACTGAGAACGAAAAACGCGACAATCATCTTCGATCGTCAGACTTTTTTGCGGTCGACAGCTTTCCTACGCTCACGTTCAAGTCAACACAGATCGTCCCTGGCCCCAACAACTCGTTCAAGATGACCGGCGATCTGAGCATCCGGGGAGTGACCAAGCCGGTCACATTCGACTGCGCGTACAATGGATCGGTGGAGGCATTCGGCGGGACCCGGGCATCTTTTTCTGCGTCAGCTACGATCAATCGGCAGGATTTTGGCGTTTCGTGGAGCAAGACGCTTGACAATGGCGGGCTTGTCGTGAGCAATGACGTAAAGATCAGCATCGAATTGGAGATCGTAAAAGCCAAAGCCTGA
- the hemN gene encoding oxygen-independent coproporphyrinogen III oxidase: protein MSPETAGTTVPVELLRKYDRSGPRYTSYPTVPVWKEEIGRIHYEEALRAASERATDPLAIYCHIPFCQRRCYYCGCNTVITNSTSRVDSYSSALLRETRHVVSLLGDRRTINQLHFGGGTPTFIDPARFARILQSLSEEFRFEDGCEKSIEVDPRVTSFDQIDFLSENGFNRISLGVQDFDQSVQKAVGRVQSFELVADLIAHCRTRGFKGINIDLIYGLPCQTAETFENTLELSLRLKPDRVAVYSFAYLPKAMPHQSMIRYEDLPSTETKYRLISTAVERFTGGGYRQIGMDHFALPNDELAIAQVDGRLHRNFMGYTVQAAPEMIGLGMSSIGYVDNGFYQNLSRLDSYQTAIDRDKTAVYRGIRLSRDDQIRQFVISTLMCNFQLPFSGLQTRFGVNFIEYFVHEQSALAEFVDDDLLVIGDDGLRITALGRTFVRNIAMTFDAYLQSQETTPGSTFSRTI, encoded by the coding sequence ATGAGTCCAGAGACAGCCGGCACGACTGTGCCCGTTGAACTGCTTCGCAAGTACGATCGTTCCGGGCCGCGGTACACCAGCTATCCGACAGTTCCGGTCTGGAAAGAGGAGATTGGCAGGATACATTATGAAGAGGCGTTGCGAGCGGCATCAGAGCGAGCCACTGACCCGTTGGCTATCTATTGCCATATTCCGTTTTGTCAACGGCGCTGTTATTACTGCGGGTGCAACACGGTAATCACCAACAGCACCTCGCGCGTGGACAGTTACTCCAGCGCCTTGTTGCGTGAGACACGCCACGTTGTTTCCCTGCTCGGCGACCGGCGTACCATCAATCAGCTTCATTTCGGTGGTGGCACTCCCACGTTTATCGATCCGGCTCGCTTTGCCCGCATTCTACAGAGTCTGTCTGAGGAGTTTCGCTTTGAGGACGGCTGCGAAAAGTCAATCGAAGTCGACCCGCGGGTTACGTCATTCGACCAGATCGACTTTCTTTCGGAAAACGGTTTCAACCGCATTTCATTGGGCGTCCAGGACTTCGATCAATCGGTGCAAAAGGCCGTCGGACGCGTCCAGAGCTTTGAGCTTGTGGCAGATCTGATCGCGCATTGCCGCACACGCGGATTCAAAGGTATTAACATCGATCTCATCTACGGCCTGCCGTGTCAGACTGCGGAGACATTTGAAAACACCCTGGAACTGTCTTTGCGACTGAAACCCGATCGCGTTGCCGTGTACTCGTTCGCGTATCTGCCGAAAGCGATGCCGCATCAGTCAATGATCCGCTACGAGGACTTGCCGAGTACCGAGACAAAATACCGACTCATCTCCACTGCTGTCGAGCGGTTCACCGGCGGCGGCTACCGGCAGATCGGCATGGACCACTTTGCACTTCCCAACGATGAACTGGCCATCGCCCAGGTCGACGGCAGGTTGCATCGAAACTTCATGGGGTACACTGTCCAGGCCGCGCCGGAGATGATCGGCCTTGGCATGTCGTCAATCGGTTATGTCGACAATGGATTCTATCAGAATTTGTCGCGGCTCGACAGCTATCAGACGGCCATCGACCGAGACAAGACTGCGGTATATCGCGGCATACGCCTTTCCCGGGATGATCAAATCCGCCAGTTTGTTATTTCAACACTCATGTGCAATTTCCAACTACCGTTCTCCGGCCTGCAAACAAGGTTCGGTGTGAACTTCATCGAGTACTTCGTTCACGAGCAATCCGCGCTGGCGGAGTTCGTGGATGACGACCTGTTGGTTATCGGCGACGACGGCCTGCGCATTACGGCGCTGGGACGCACGTTTGTGCGAAATATAGCCATGACATTTGATGCGTACCTCCAAAGCCAGGAAACAACTCCCGGCTCCACGTTCTCCCGGACGATCTGA
- a CDS encoding radical SAM protein produces MSGNGNCTEPEQQALLSQLSSASFLVDDSFDEVSWLKAQNRLRRFANSTLSLTIAPTMACNFACTYCFENRHAGRMSDDTADALISFVERRLKRSDALAVTWFGGEPTLCLRQIERFQRAFAESALRYDAVVHPSSIITNGYLLDGEMAKKLVAAGISSAQVTLDGPREVHDRRRKLSNGTGTFDRILSNLDAAARLMKIVIRANLDEGNFDDAHRLIESLESAGLLEHVFVYFAQVNPSGSACADVRGQCLSTERFAKRQVQLYRQLIERGFYRIEYPDLVAGGHCGADSANSFVIDPDGNLFKCWEELGHGPDRSTGTIFNDDMSPGQQMNLARYMGWDQFALPGCVECDILPMCMGGCPIEGLRMSGDRHGYCCSWKFNLQEILELRYLCEHRKEVNT; encoded by the coding sequence ATGTCCGGCAACGGGAACTGCACCGAACCGGAACAGCAAGCCCTGCTATCGCAGCTTTCGAGTGCCTCGTTTCTTGTTGATGACAGCTTTGATGAGGTCTCCTGGCTGAAGGCACAGAACCGTCTCCGACGGTTCGCCAACAGTACCCTCTCCCTTACCATCGCGCCGACCATGGCATGCAATTTTGCCTGTACATACTGTTTTGAAAACCGCCATGCAGGTCGAATGTCAGATGATACCGCCGATGCGTTGATCTCTTTTGTGGAGCGCCGACTCAAGCGCTCCGATGCCCTGGCGGTTACCTGGTTCGGCGGCGAACCCACGCTTTGTCTCCGTCAAATCGAGCGATTCCAACGGGCATTCGCCGAATCAGCCTTGCGCTACGATGCCGTTGTCCATCCGTCTTCGATAATCACAAACGGCTATTTGCTTGATGGCGAGATGGCCAAGAAATTAGTAGCGGCAGGAATCTCGTCGGCGCAGGTAACGCTCGATGGACCACGCGAGGTTCACGACCGACGCCGCAAATTGAGCAATGGCACTGGGACGTTTGACCGCATTCTCTCGAATCTCGACGCGGCAGCAAGATTGATGAAGATCGTCATCCGTGCTAACCTCGATGAAGGCAATTTCGACGACGCGCACCGGTTGATCGAGTCACTGGAATCAGCCGGCCTGTTGGAACACGTGTTCGTCTACTTCGCCCAGGTTAATCCGTCCGGATCAGCGTGTGCGGACGTGCGCGGACAATGCCTTTCCACGGAGCGGTTCGCGAAGCGGCAGGTGCAGTTATATCGGCAGCTCATCGAACGCGGTTTCTATCGCATAGAGTATCCCGACCTCGTAGCGGGGGGTCACTGCGGTGCGGACAGCGCCAACAGCTTCGTGATCGATCCCGATGGGAATCTCTTCAAATGCTGGGAAGAGCTCGGACATGGTCCTGACCGCTCGACCGGCACGATCTTCAACGACGACATGTCGCCTGGTCAACAGATGAACCTCGCCCGGTACATGGGGTGGGACCAGTTCGCTCTGCCCGGCTGCGTGGAATGCGATATTCTTCCCATGTGTATGGGTGGGTGTCCAATCGAAGGACTGAGAATGTCGGGTGACCGACATGGATATTGTTGCTCCTGGAAGTTCAACTTACAGGAGATATTGGAGTTACGGTACCTTTGTGAACATCGGAAGGAGGTGAACACATGA
- the hemL gene encoding glutamate-1-semialdehyde 2,1-aminomutase, with translation MIGAKLNTGRSRELTSLASRVIPGGVNSPVRAFKSVGGTPRVIDRGEGAYLYDIDGNRYIDFCSSWGPLILGHGDPDVVAAVKSQVERGMTFGASTELEYELADFIVRQIDPVEKIRFVSSGTEAVMSAIRLARGFTRRDLVLKFEGCYHGHSDHLLVKAGSGLATFGQPSSAGVPDAITSHTAVLPLADEEALQTFFDQHGDQLAAVIIEGVPANNGLLIQRHDYVRLLRALTEKHGALLIFDEVITGFRLGMGGAAAYYGIRPDLLTYGKIIGGGMPVGAFGGRTDIMDMLSPLGPVYQAGTLSGNPVAMAAGLATLTKLADGKIHAQLEERNRRFVGSLMQRLSGRAVNIAGVASIFWIVFQRELPLSADTISSDGISHYNRVHERILDAGLYLPPSGYEVCFLSAAHTNEMLDQAVEVLASAIGKEAHSWT, from the coding sequence ATGATTGGCGCTAAACTGAACACTGGGCGGTCGAGAGAATTGACCAGCCTCGCATCTCGGGTCATCCCCGGCGGAGTAAACTCTCCGGTTCGGGCGTTCAAATCGGTTGGGGGCACGCCGCGCGTGATCGACCGGGGCGAGGGGGCGTACCTGTATGACATCGATGGTAACCGCTATATCGATTTCTGCAGTTCCTGGGGACCGCTCATTCTGGGACATGGCGATCCGGATGTCGTTGCCGCTGTCAAATCCCAAGTCGAGCGGGGCATGACTTTTGGCGCTTCGACTGAGCTTGAATACGAACTCGCCGACTTCATCGTCAGACAGATCGATCCGGTAGAAAAGATTCGTTTCGTGTCGTCAGGTACCGAGGCCGTGATGTCGGCTATTAGACTGGCCAGGGGGTTCACCAGGCGAGACCTCGTACTAAAATTTGAGGGCTGCTATCATGGTCACAGCGATCACCTGTTGGTAAAGGCCGGCTCGGGTCTGGCCACCTTTGGGCAGCCGTCATCGGCGGGCGTTCCGGACGCTATCACCAGCCACACTGCAGTCCTGCCGCTTGCCGATGAGGAGGCACTCCAGACCTTCTTCGACCAGCATGGCGACCAATTGGCGGCCGTTATAATCGAAGGGGTCCCGGCAAATAACGGCTTGCTTATTCAGCGGCATGACTACGTTCGCCTGCTTCGGGCACTTACGGAAAAACACGGGGCACTGTTGATTTTCGACGAAGTCATCACCGGATTCCGTCTCGGGATGGGTGGCGCAGCAGCATATTACGGTATTCGACCTGACCTTCTAACGTACGGTAAGATCATCGGCGGCGGGATGCCGGTCGGCGCCTTCGGTGGCCGCACAGATATTATGGATATGCTCTCCCCGCTTGGACCGGTCTATCAGGCTGGAACGCTTTCGGGCAATCCGGTAGCCATGGCGGCCGGGTTGGCGACACTCACAAAACTCGCTGACGGGAAGATTCACGCCCAGCTGGAAGAGCGCAATCGCCGTTTTGTGGGTTCGCTCATGCAGCGGCTGAGCGGGCGAGCCGTGAACATTGCCGGCGTGGCATCCATTTTCTGGATCGTGTTTCAGCGCGAGCTCCCCTTGTCTGCTGACACTATCAGTAGTGACGGTATCTCACACTACAACCGGGTGCACGAAAGGATTCTCGATGCCGGGCTATATTTGCCTCCTTCGGGCTACGAGGTCTGTTTCCTGTCAGCCGCGCATACTAACGAAATGCTCGATCAAGCGGTCGAGGTCCTCGCTTCCGCGATCGGCAAGGAAGCACATTCATGGACATAA
- a CDS encoding radical SAM protein: MDQNTTPRMFGWGITNRCNLSCPHCYSSANTAVRDELTTDECRQVIDVLNDLSFSVIGWTGGEPLVRRDLDELISYAHNHYGITSAITTNGLVLTPLRAEELRAAGVQAIQVSIDGSTAAANGRLRLASDKQFEQAIDAVRTCKDLGIQAHMAMLVGQENLNDVIPYVDLARSLGVESVRLCGFVPWGGGISPEVRQRLEFTTGLPELSRLVQGLQEYESPVVLFDPAFGPLPPGYLFHTCVAGVETCYLAANGDVYPCTGLLDSRFRVGNVRETSLRDLWQDPRMREIALYDRGRIDGPCRGCEAFDDCLGGCRGAAFAHTGDLDASFPVCLRRV; the protein is encoded by the coding sequence ATGGACCAGAACACTACGCCACGCATGTTTGGCTGGGGGATCACCAATCGGTGCAATCTGAGTTGCCCGCACTGCTATAGCTCTGCGAACACGGCAGTACGCGATGAACTCACAACCGATGAGTGCCGACAGGTCATCGACGTTCTCAATGACTTGTCGTTTAGCGTGATCGGCTGGACCGGCGGCGAGCCGCTGGTGCGGCGCGATCTGGATGAGCTGATCTCTTATGCTCATAATCACTATGGTATCACGTCGGCTATCACTACCAACGGGCTAGTCCTCACCCCCTTGCGAGCCGAAGAGCTGCGCGCTGCCGGCGTACAGGCGATCCAGGTGAGCATCGACGGTTCCACGGCCGCGGCCAACGGGCGTTTGCGCCTGGCTTCGGATAAGCAGTTCGAACAGGCTATCGATGCTGTGCGGACCTGCAAGGATCTCGGCATTCAGGCACATATGGCGATGCTGGTGGGACAGGAAAACCTCAACGATGTAATACCATATGTAGATCTGGCTCGAAGTCTCGGCGTCGAATCGGTCCGCTTGTGCGGATTCGTGCCATGGGGCGGAGGAATCTCACCCGAAGTCAGACAGCGTCTGGAATTCACCACTGGTTTGCCGGAACTCAGTCGTCTGGTGCAGGGCCTGCAGGAGTATGAGTCACCCGTGGTGCTGTTCGATCCTGCATTTGGCCCGCTGCCTCCTGGCTACCTGTTTCATACATGTGTCGCTGGTGTGGAAACCTGTTACCTGGCGGCCAACGGTGACGTCTATCCTTGCACCGGGTTGCTTGATTCTCGGTTCAGAGTCGGAAACGTGAGAGAGACGTCACTTCGGGATTTATGGCAGGACCCGCGCATGCGCGAGATCGCCTTGTACGACCGAGGCAGGATCGATGGTCCTTGCCGGGGCTGCGAGGCGTTCGATGACTGTCTGGGTGGCTGTCGAGGTGCAGCATTTGCACATACCGGTGATCTGGATGCCTCGTTCCCTGTATGTCTACGCCGTGTATGA
- a CDS encoding uroporphyrinogen-III synthase, whose protein sequence is MLRVGITRDLSQLVDLKSQAVQRDVEIVPIPLQTIRPIAFEWPPALNGLAPDWAVFTSAHGVESFFRRLSDLGRPLSFSSKIAAVGTKTAMALAQFGRFATLVPDEAYGEQLFTLLVAEHVSAGNRVLYARGAEINFDPAPMLAAKQVEYYPLICYRTEPSPVSKRAVGSFGPTDYILFTAPSTVRAWHEQFGEPRCRAIAIGRTTEREMTLLGWPRISTMPVPDVNTILEYITWNS, encoded by the coding sequence ATGTTGCGCGTAGGCATCACACGAGATCTCTCGCAACTGGTCGACTTGAAGAGTCAAGCCGTGCAGAGGGATGTGGAGATAGTTCCAATTCCCCTTCAAACGATCCGCCCGATAGCTTTCGAATGGCCTCCGGCGCTCAATGGTCTTGCTCCCGACTGGGCTGTATTCACGAGCGCTCACGGCGTCGAATCATTCTTTCGGCGTCTGTCGGACCTGGGTCGCCCTCTTTCCTTTTCGAGCAAGATCGCAGCGGTCGGCACCAAAACCGCCATGGCGCTCGCACAATTCGGCCGGTTCGCCACCCTGGTGCCGGATGAAGCTTACGGCGAGCAGCTATTCACTCTGTTGGTTGCGGAACACGTCTCCGCCGGGAATAGGGTTCTGTATGCTCGTGGCGCTGAGATAAATTTTGATCCCGCTCCCATGCTCGCCGCGAAGCAGGTTGAATATTATCCCCTCATCTGTTATCGGACTGAGCCTTCGCCGGTTTCCAAACGTGCAGTCGGCTCGTTCGGACCAACAGATTACATCCTGTTCACAGCCCCCTCGACCGTGCGGGCCTGGCATGAGCAGTTCGGGGAACCGCGTTGCCGGGCGATTGCCATCGGCCGCACGACCGAGCGGGAGATGACGCTGCTGGGTTGGCCGCGAATTTCGACTATGCCTGTCCCCGATGTCAACACTATCCTGGAGTACATCACATGGAACTCTTAA
- the hemC gene encoding hydroxymethylbilane synthase, with the protein MPRTHLIIGSRGSDLALYQANFIRDCLERDHNCTVVIRVIKTSGDRIDSVGFDQMEGKGFFTKELEDALLAAEIDLAVHSLKDLMTTQPMGLKLGAVGYRADRRELLLVRPHAYIEGGIIPVKPGAIIGTSAARRKAQIAFYNPHLRIVDLRGNVPTRVGKLRNGEYDAILIAAAGVKRLKLELNDLVTIELDPEQFLPAPAQGILGIQIRQDDPRVESVVSNLGTREDAIVARLERGLLERFDSGCSLPLGVYSEKLGHLFRLKAVLGVRNEQAWTGLKRADITGADVEEIIERAFVSLQESSVCCA; encoded by the coding sequence ATGCCTCGCACACATTTGATCATCGGGTCGCGAGGATCCGATCTGGCGTTGTATCAGGCCAACTTCATCCGTGACTGCCTCGAACGCGACCATAATTGCACGGTGGTCATCCGGGTCATCAAAACCTCTGGTGACCGGATCGACAGTGTCGGGTTCGACCAAATGGAAGGCAAGGGGTTCTTCACAAAAGAATTGGAAGATGCGTTGTTGGCGGCCGAGATCGATCTGGCCGTCCACTCACTCAAAGACCTGATGACCACTCAGCCGATGGGGCTCAAGCTCGGCGCAGTCGGTTATCGCGCTGATCGACGTGAACTCCTGCTCGTACGACCTCACGCATATATCGAGGGCGGAATTATACCGGTGAAGCCCGGAGCGATCATCGGCACCAGCGCGGCCCGCCGTAAAGCGCAGATCGCATTCTACAATCCTCACCTACGGATCGTCGACCTCCGCGGGAACGTGCCGACGCGCGTAGGGAAGCTCCGCAACGGTGAGTATGACGCCATCCTCATCGCGGCAGCCGGTGTGAAACGGCTGAAACTTGAATTGAATGATCTGGTGACGATAGAGCTGGACCCTGAACAGTTTCTGCCGGCCCCCGCACAGGGAATTCTGGGAATCCAGATCCGGCAAGATGACCCACGGGTGGAGTCGGTGGTATCGAATCTTGGGACTCGCGAGGACGCCATCGTAGCGCGCCTTGAGCGGGGGCTGCTGGAACGGTTCGACTCCGGCTGTTCCTTGCCTCTCGGCGTTTATTCGGAGAAACTTGGCCACTTGTTCCGGCTCAAAGCGGTTTTGGGGGTGCGGAATGAGCAGGCGTGGACCGGCCTCAAGCGCGCCGATATTACCGGTGCCGATGTCGAGGAAATCATAGAACGCGCCTTTGTCAGCCTCCAGGAAAGCTCGGTATGTTGCGCGTAG